ACTACTGCAAGCCATGCCAATAGTCTTGCCAGTCTCCTCGAGACCCCGGGTGATTTCGATCCGACCCCTTCGTGCGGCCATCCCACGGTACTTATCGTATCATATGGTATCTTCAAATTGTCTCCGTTTGATACCAATAGTAGTTCTGGTCTCGATCAACTGTAGTAGCAAAACGAGCAGTGACAAGACTCCTAATAGTCTTGAGAATCACCATTGTGCGTATATACCTATAGAATGATTCATCTTGCTTGTATATTATCCGATGAAAGCTTCACAATCTTGGCCACCTTGGCACCAAGACAAATGTATCCGGCGCCTGCATCTTCCTTACATCAGAAAGAATAAGAACAGCATCCAACCCCAAGTCAGTCCGATAGACGCAAGTCCGGCGCTGATCGAGTTCGCACCTGCAGTTGGAACGGGCGTTGGAGACACAGGTGCAGGTGCAGTTGGTGTCGCGACAGGAGGCTGAGTGGGTACCTTGATATGCAGTTGGTCCACGATCGTCTTACGGAGGGAGGTAGGCTTACAACAGGTGGAGGAACAATGGGTGCAGTAGCCGATGCTACAGCGCCCGACTCGACGGTCGTGGCACTGGGCAGTCCGGAGGCAGACTCGGTAGACACACCGGCAGCCTCGCAAGGGCGAAGACCGGCAGAGATCGCagctttattatattagatcATGGTTCAGCATAAGGATAGATGGGCGTACCAGCGGCGTCAGATGCACTGCAGCTGGTGTCGACGCAGCCGACAAACGATTGTGCAAACCTTTGGGCTTTGCAGACGCAACCCGGGTCCTCAGAGCCACACTTGCTGTCTTGGATGGCCTTCAGAGCGCATGGTTGCTGCGTTGGATGTCAGATTAGACTCAAAGCTGCAGTGAGGGTAGATCAACTTACTGCGCACTGGGGGAGAACAGAGCCGCCCTGCCCACCACTCTCTACGCCACTCTGGGTAGTGGTCTGTGCCAACACAGAGGAAGACAGGAGAGCAGTgacgagaaggaagaaggattTCATCTTGAATCAAGTTGAGGGTAATTTTACGTTATCAGATGGCCGTTTGGTGATCAGTCTGATATACTGTATACAGGAAATGCTGTATGGGATTAGGCGTGATAGGATGGCGACAGTGAATTTCTTGCATCTGGAGGCTCTCAACGGAGTCTGGGGAAGTGTCAGCTTATATAGAGGAATCGTGCTTCAGCTGGTCCAATGAGAGACAGAGGGTGCGATGAACACTCGATCTGCAGTCAGTCACTACGCGAGATAGGGCGTTTGAGGGGGTAGAAAGATCGGCATGCACATGTAACTGACAATTCTATTTCCAAGGTCCAAGCTCAATCTCACGGGCCAATAATAGCGGCGTCTCAGATGCCGGATGCAAAGCTCGGAGCTTACCAGTCGAATCGGAGCGGCCAAAGGGCTAGCCGAGGGGATGAGCTCGGGCACATGTCTGGTGTCTGGTCATGCTAACGATTTCTAGTGGAGAGATTGTTCAGTAATTGTATTTAGGaaatgttgagaagagaatATCTGGTTATTGCGTGGATTGTATCCTTGGGACCTGGTAATCCCGTCAATTCTCATTGTTAAGTCAAAACAAGCTACACACATAACAATATTCACTCAATGCTTGTCTCAGAGGCTAACTGCAATTAGGTGGCTGCATCATATTTCCCGACACCTTAGCGGTATACTTTGTACCATGCAGTAGTACCCCTCCACCGGTAAGAACCCTCTGCCAGTAAGCAAAGAAAATTGTTCATACAAAATTCACTTTTTCAATCTTGAAAGGAAAAAAATGAACAAAAACAGTACAAGCAAATTTATTTCCATAATTCGAGTTAGAATCGAATGAATTTTGATATTTTCTCGGTCTTTTTACTTCACAACCTGTGCGGGTGCGTACGACGGGTAATTCTTCCGCCTCCAAATTTGGACCTTCATCCTCTTGCATCCCTCCCACCTCAATCACATCCTCAATAGCCCCTGTTTCTTTAATTGCTTAGTTTAGCCCGGAAATAGTTTCTCCAGCCACTAGAGCTTCGACTAATGTCATGAAATTCTTGTTGGGATTGGACATCGccttcctcctcctgcttTTACTCAACCCGCTGATTTCCTCCTTCATACTGGCGTTTTATGCCGTTATCAAGGCTGCCTTTAGAGTTCATCGCAATAAATAGCCTTCGAGGCATTTAAAGCTCCATGAAATAGTAGTTGGAGAGAATGAGACCATTGAGCTGTCAGGTAACACCAATATATGTTGTTGAAAAAGCAAGTAAccatccactcatcctggATTTTAAGTCAGCAACATTTATGCTTCAGACCAGGTATATGCTCATTAATTCATGACTTATACAGCCATCTAACATAATGAGCCTGGAACCAGGCTCATCTTCTGGTTGCGCTTGGGGAGATAGACCTCTCTGAGCCACTCGACTGCGATATGGTTGTCCGTCCAGCCGTTGTTAGAAGTGATGTAATACCAGTCGGCTaccttcttgaactcatTGATAAACCGGTGTCGCTGAagttctttgcctttgaaCATAATACATTGTTTCAGAAACGGCCATCTGCAGTCACGGCTTCGATAAAGCTAGTCCAAGCACGGGACTGAAAGCCAGTGAGGACagccttcctcttcagatCACTGCTCTAATAACCAAGGAATCCAAACCTATATTCGCAATGTATTAGTGAGTttttgttgtttatattgcgcagtagtgctgggtgaaaatgTATTTTTGTAAAACTTGATTGTTTCTTATTGAGCTGAGAGTTATTCTCGGGTTTATGTATCTAGATAATTGtatctaggactttaaactttaaatctaggactttcagactaacagtctgaatcctgaagggaagggggattcccggattttccaacagtTTTAGAACaaaaactataaatactCACCAAATATGTTCCTACTCCTTTGGAGTCCGGTGTGCCTGTGGATCTCTTGATCGGTACATTATCCTGACTGCCCGTCATGAGGGTCAGGTGTCGACCATGTAGTTCATCCGGCAAGCATCTCGGCGCTATCGCTGTTGTTTCCAGGTCTCCCGTGTGTATGTTCTGGTCAATCAATAAAGTGTTACCAAGCAGACACATGCTCTCCTAGCTTCGCACGGAATGCCTAGAATAAATAACTACCTGGACAAGATTCGAGCAGCAGAATCGGAGATGAGTAACTGTGGGCAAACAGTCGAAATGATGGGACACTTTCTATTTCGGTGTACGCAATGTGACGCGCAGCAAGATGGCATGCGACGACTAGGACAGAAAATAATGGGAAACCTCTCGTACTTTGTGGGGGAAAGGCAGCATCAGATGGCCTTAGATGGGCACCTTGACTTACACCCTGGACACGAAGAGACTCGATGCAAACCAAAATGGATGACTCACTTTCCAACCATATTTCGAGGCCAAATCTGACGATACCACCACCAAAGGGCCTCAATTTAGCAGACCAAGCTCTAGTTGCTGAGGATAGGAACCCTTGGAGAAACTGGCCTTCGAGCAGGCCTGTCACAAGGTCAAGTGTGACGAGACTAAACTAGCAGTGAGGAGCCTGGGACTTCCCGGGAGACGCGAGCAGAAATGCTTAGAACTAGGAATAGCCTAGCGTACTTGGCCCTACGAGTTTAGTCCTCCCAGGTGGAATAAATTTCATTCATTCGTTCATTCTCACGTCATATTGACACCATTTCATCAATTCGATTCAGGTTACGGGCTAGAAGCGCCGTAATTCACTTCTCATGAAAATTGGCTTGAACTTGAATTGACCGCCGCACTGGGTGCATCACACCACCGGCACGAGAACACAGAGGTACCATATTGCCGGGACTTTGAGTTCCCTACCGTTACATAATGGTCTGGACCCGATATCAACGATTGAATTTTTAACCTTACAATCGAGCACATCACGACAGATAGCATCGTGGATCGACTCAGATAACTAACGACAACGATTTCGACGACCTCCTTAGCTGCCATTTAACAAAAATTGTTATAGAGACCCGGTCTGTATTCCGTACCAATTTCACTCGCTCAGTGTCAGACAATTGGCTCTACGAGGATCTGAGATGGCATCAGGAAATTAATGAGGATTATCTGAGGAACAAAATCTTAATGACAGGATGCACTGAGTCGTGCAGCTCTTTATACATAAATCAAAGCGTTGTCTGTTCTAGGCAGTAGCAGCTGCCACCCTGAGGTCATGGCCCGCAGCCATCACCGGCCCCGCACATGGCAGCGACTGTATATTGACCAACAGAAACCTCTCATCTCTATTCTCTATCCTCTCCTTCATTTTTCCCTATCATTTACCCTCCTCGTCTCCATTTCCTCTCCAGGGCCTTCCCTTGGCTAACCAAATCCTACCTTACAACCCGATGGGAATAACGACGTGCGATAAAATCGTCTTCAGTAGCCTCCAAAAGCCGATCCTCTCATAGTGTAATACAGCTCGCAATCTCATTCATACACTTATACCCCCAGATCTCAACACTCTCGCCCAAAGCCCACAGCATGGATAATTACCAGAAGTTGGAGAAAATTGGCCAAGGTACGTCTGACCCTCGCTCTGGGGCCCTGGCCACATTTATGCAGCCATGGTATTTTTTAGTATATTCCTATTTAATTGCCGGACTAATTAAATCTACCAGGTGCCTGCGGTGCCATTTACAAGGCCCGTGACCTTGCCAATGGGGAACGAATTGTAGCATTGAAAAAAATCCGTCTCGAAGCCGAGGATGAGGGTGTACCGAGCACTTCCATCCGGGAGATTTCTCTCCTCAAGGAACTGCAGCACCCTAACATCTTGCGTCTTCTGAACATCGTTCACGCTGATTACCACAATCTTTACCTCGTTTTCGAATTCCTTGATATCGACCTGAAAAGGTACATGGAGACCTTACCGGTCAGTGACGGTGGACGAGGCAAGGTGCTTCCGGAGGGGTCATCGGCATACCTCATGCAATTAGGCATGAACGACACGGTGGTCAGAAAATTCATGTACCAGCTTTGTGCTGGCGTTAATTACTGCCACTCCCACCGTATCTTGCACCGAGATCTGAAGCCCGCTAATCTCCTCATCGACAAGGAAGGAAATCTCAAGTTAGCCGATTTTGGGTTGGCACGAGCGTTTGGTGTGCCTCTGCGCCCATACACTCATGATGTCGTGACGCTCTGGTACCGAGCACCTGAACTTCTACTGGGCGCAAAACAATACTCGACGGGTGTTGATATGTGGTCTGTCGGCTGTATCTTTGCAGAGATGTGCGTTCGAAAGCCGCTATTTCCTGGTGACTCTGAGATTGATAAGATCTTTAAAATCTTCCGGTAAGTTTATCGCCCTTGCATATGCTGTGGGTGAGAAGTCTGACGTTGATCCCCTAGCACATTGGGTACTCCTACGGAAGACGTTTGGCCTGGAGTTACCTCGTACCGTGATTTCAAGTCCTCGTTTCCTAAGTGGCAACGTAACTACGATCAGGCTCTCTGCAATAACCTCAACAAAGCAGGGCTCGAACTTCTCGATATGACGCTGATCTACAATCCGGCTGGACGCATTTCGGCCAAACAGGCCTGCAACCACCCTTACTTTGAAGGCTTTGTTGCGTAGTCAGGCCAGCTGAAAATTTACTACAAGTAGGGGAACTGCCACATATTACCACTAGGTTCATGCGACTGGATATGAAACGTGGACCATACTTTGGGGTTGTGAATCTGATTCCACATACTTCTCGCCTGATTCTATTCTATGCAACTCTCGCTTGACTCTACTGTGTTCACGGGCGACCATCGAGTTGATCGAAAGAGAAAGAGGCCGTCTTCTAAGAAGTCAGAGGCCAAGCCGATACAGCGCTTTTTTTTGGTGACGAAGCTGTTAAGGTAATAAAATCCCCGACAGTTGCTGCCGCTTATAACGACGAAATGAACCATGTTGATCGAGGTGGCCAGTTGAGGTCATATTATGCCTATGATCATTCCCTCCGCTGCGGCCCTTGGCAGGCACATTGTTggaccttcttcttgatgtgGCCCTTATCAATAGCTATATTGCTTAACTACACAGGCCCCAGCCAAACGGGAAGGGGTATATGATTCATGGGAAGAGGCGAGAGTGCATTTACAACGCCTGATTCAACATATATCAAGAAAGTCAGTCAAGGAAGAGGTATCGCGAAGGGGGCGAATCCGACCCTAAAATATAGCAAAAAGAGCCCCTTGTCTGCCGGCACATGAGGTTGGACTACTTTGCATGTCAGGGCCTTCGACAAGGCCAAGTGAGGTCAAAAAGCCAAAAAGAGGGCCCCTTGGGGAGAGTGACGGCAATGGAAGAAGGGGACAGACTGATTATTGGTGTAGCGTGTGCATGGTTCCTCTTTGTAGCTACGGGAATTGCTAGTACTCCTATCATAAATAGAAGTTAGGTAGGCAGTAAAGTACCTCTCGTTTGAGGCATTTTAATTCGACCGACCCCGCTGTCAGTACCAGAATTGAGGCTTTGATGATGGTACGTCAACGTCACCCTTTCTAACTTCTTGTGGCATCTCACGTGTCTGGCTGGAGTATATGTTAGGAAAGTTCAATTACTATTGGACAATACTGACTGCAATGACGTATTCATGATTTGAGCCGCCTGCGGTGTGGTGATTTCACATGTTACTTTTGAGACAACTTCCTTGTCGTATCATGATTTTGAAAACTATGATGGTACAATTTAGGTCCTCTGAGGCATAGGAAGAGCGATATGCTCGGAGTCATTGGTTTTTCTCACATGTCACTCCCCGCACTGGCACCAGTGTCACCATATCTTGGATGACCCATGAACCCACGGCCATATTCGTCATAAACAAAAGTCAACATTGAATCACCAATCACACCTTCAACATGTAACACAAATCCCTCCTCCCCCATCATAACCTAATCTACTAAACCTCCACCTGTCAGGATGCTTTTATCTAcgccagcttcttgctgTGTTGTCCAGCGGAAAATCACGCATTGCAATCGTTCGCCTCATATATCATACCACACGTAAAATACAGCTCTTCGACATCTATTTCTCCCAGATTACATACGAAAAGGACGCCCCAAGCGCGGGCTCTCAACCAGTCTCCAACCAGTTTCCTGCTGTTTCTGCTTGCATTCCGTCGACACCTGACCCCCGCTCGCACGCAGACACATGGAGGCAAGATCAGAAGCCATAAGTGCCCCGGTAATGCCACTACGATCGCGTAATCCAACCCAACAATATCGTGGTGTGACGTCCATTTGTTCGGTCACTCCAAGAGATTCAACTTTACATAACTCCAAAGATAATAGTATCTTCCAATCATTTGGCAAGGATTTCAAGACTTCCAAAGGCTTGCAAGAATGCGCCAGGCGGATTTTGCGATTGAATACCCTGCCATCACAAGCCACTTCGAAAAAGAAGCCCCAGGGCGACCCTCAACATGGGCATCCCAATTGTACTGCAAACGGAAGGGCCACAATGAATCAACAACACACTGGAGGACTGAACTGCGCTTCCTCTGCGACAACGCCCAGTTACACGGCGATTGTTACAACCGATGGAGGCCACGTCCAAAGAGGGGGAGAAAGGATACAGCAACAGTCACGTCCGGCTCTGCATGTATTCGGTCATCGTCGTAGTGCCGAAAAGCAGCCTTCGTTCAAGACTGTTCATTTTGGCCCCGATTTGGAGCATGTACGCTACTTTTCAAACACCGACAAACCACTGACAATCGACACTAGTTCATCATTTGTGAGCATAGATCCACTCTTGGATGAAAGGATAATCAACCAGCAAGTAGCCCCGTCGCCTCAATGGGAAATCTTTACATCTAACTTCCCCGATGAGGATTCGACCCGAAAGTCGATGGATGTCAGAGTCCAAAGAGTCTATTTTTCTAGCCGTCGCATGACTCTCTATGTCCTTATCGTGGCAGCCAGCTTGGACTTTGAAAATTCAATCATTTGTCGTTTTACGCGAGATTATTGGAAGACGGTCTCCGAAACCTCAGCGCAGTATTATCGTGCGCCAATCTCTAGGAGTGGGCAAAATTACTACAAATTTGTTGTTGGCATTAGGCTATTTGATGCGGATGAGCTTGACTCGAGccctttgttcttttgtGTGCGATATATCGTCAATGGTCAGGAAAATTGGGATGATAACTCAGGCGTCAACTTCGAGGTGGATTTCAGAAGAAAGCTTGACTAGAAAGCAATATCATTTCAAGTATAATCAAAGCACTAGAGCGCACGCCATGTCCCGCAGTGGATTCCATCAGGGACCCTAACGAGCTGTTTCCAGGGGTCCGAAGTCACGCTCGAGGCACTCCTTATGTCAGATCATTATCATATGTCGCTGAGTTCTCTGTGAGTAACAAGATATAATGGCTGATGGTGCTAGTTTTTGATACAGCTATCAAAACTGCTTGTCAGACGGGTATGCTGGGGTTACTGAACAATATTACCACTGCCTACTGTATTATCTGGGGGTTTTGCTAGTTTGATATCAGCATTGTGGAGCCATGAGCTTTGGAAACAGGCTAATGCTTTGACCGAGGGGTTTTGGTAATCTATCAAGTCACCCGATGGAGTCGACGTTAAAGCTGACTTCGGTGAAGAGAGAGCTGATTAAGGGGAACACTGTGAGCACAACACCTTGAGCGATTGAAAGcattgtcatgatgaagtcTGGCGATTCTGAAGCTGGTGAtatggatgaagaagaaaaagaagacgaagaggacgaaagGTTTAAGCATGACGAAAATGAGGGCCAGAATGGGGAGGGTAGCGCGATGGGAGAATCGGACGAAGAAACACCACCACTGATCAGCGCTGCCCacaaatcaaacaaatcaaatCCGGGATCATATTTAAGATATTTGACAGCCTCCGGTACTGGATGTGTTGTTTGAAATACTTGATCAAATATTTCAAACATTTCAAATCTCAACATCTGTGCTCTCCATACTACTATTTCCAATCTCCCACTGGAGTTCATCCCTCCCACCCGCTGTCGCCCCTAGCTTCACCACGCCATGCCTAACCCAGTTCTTGAGGCATTGTAACTTCTCCAATGTTTCCGTCGCCATTGAGAGCCTCTGCGACGTCAACGTCAGCTTGGCCAGGCTGAATGACCTCTCACAATCAGTCGCCATCGCCGGTATCGCAAGTATATCGAGAGCCAGCTGGCTGACCATGGGAAACTGCCCCCGCCGACCCATCCACCATTCAATTGGATCCTCAGTTTCTTGTGGCTCTAGCCGCAGATATCGCTCCAGCTCGCTACTCATCGCCGTAGTCTTCGCTGTCCTGCTTTTAGCCCATTGCCTAAACACACTAGCTTCAGATGTCTTTCGTGGTACAATTGGGAATGCCGCTCTCTCCACAATCGCCTTCTGCTGCTCATCCACCGGCCGGCTGCAGCGGTACCAGCGGTCGAGGTAGTCAGACAGTCCAATCTTGGCATCCTTCACCCACACAAGCTGCTCCTCTGACGCCCAGTTCACCTCCAGATAGCTCATGCCGAGTGACGGGTTGAGGATAATGGATGCGGCGAACAACGGTGTCTCTCCAAGCTTAGTGTAGCACTCATTAAGTTTCTGCCAGGCGGTTATGATGGACAGTCTCAGATAGCGTCAGTGATCCTTCCCCATGTCATCGATTCCCGATGATCCTGATGACTTGCCTGGTCCATCATCGCATTGTCCCGACCCACGACCTGGCAAGGAGCTTTCCATTGACTTTCGTGGATGCATATCCATCTCGCAATCTCTAAACCTAGCAGGAAGCTGCCGATTTCGATCCGGTCGCCCTCGGGCCGGTTCGACTTGAGAATCTGTAATCTCTCCCACTGCGTTGTCTGGGACAACATGATGGAACAACTTCCGATCCTCCAGGTGTTCCAGCAAGTACTCCATGCCTGTCATCACCTCCCTCGCTACCCCAGCCCTGCGTTCTCATAGTTTGCAGATAGAATGGCTCAAGGATATGTTTGATCTCTGCCAAGAGTCTCCAGTCATCTCCCTTCAACATGTCGGCCTCGGGCAGCCATTTCTCCACCTCTGGATGAACCAAGAACGCCCTAATGTCTCCCTGCTTGACGAGCGCTCGAAAGATCTGAGATAAGTGGAGTTCCATCTCGTGTCGTTGTTCATGACGACCTCTAGCTCCGCCGTCGACTCGCCCGCCAAGAGATATTCTTGTGCTTCGTCATTCTCGCGCGAGATCTTCTTAAAGAGCTCGCTCCTCTGAGGAGATGACCTGATAAACTTGACAACATTGTGGAGCTTTCCTACCAGCCCTTTCTCTCTCCAGTGTCGTAGATCATCCTCGTGGCGACCAAGGAAGTTGAAGACCTGAGATTCAGCCTGTTGGAAAATCTGGGAATCCCCCTTAtcttcaggattcagactattagtctgaaagtcctagatttaaagttcaaagtcctagatgaaactatctagagatataaaacCGAGAAGagctctcatctcaataatAAATAACCAAGTTGTATAAAATATACTTTCACCCAGCACAcactgcgcaatataaacaataCAGCCTCGAAAGCCTCAAGATCTTCGCCGTACAGGAAGGCGCGAGCAACCAGGTTCAAGATGCGTCCATAGCAGCGCATACGCCTAGCGCGGGATGTCCACCAAGCTCATTTCTGCATCGAGATCTCCGTAGAAGTTCAGAAGACAGGTGTCGTTGGAAGATGCGTTGTCCGAGATCACTGTTCCAACTCGATCCTCTATCTTCCACTCACGCACAACCTGCCCAAGTGTCACCGCGAGATTCTCTCCGCTATGACACCCGAGCTGGCGTCGGAGTGCCAGTAGGCGCGACTGGTGCTTCCCCTGGCGGTCAAGAAAATGAGCCATGACTGCCATGACAGCGTGTCGATTCGGTGATGTCCACAGGTCGAACCTCAGATGAATTTTGCTAAGGGCATCCGAGAGCTCCTGCTTGACCCtgtccttcttggtcttgtacATGTCATCCAACAAGCGGCTCATCGATTGCCGGCTCCATGAtatctgatcagatagaTGAGGGTCAAGTTGCCAGGCGAGCTGCTGAAAGAACGTATCGctaaagaaagaaaagggaaCATTGGTATTGATCAGAAGTCCCAGGCTCAGTTCTCGGATCATCGCGACTCTAGCACGCGGCACGGCGCTGTACTGCAAGCGCCGTCGCTTAGGCCGTTCAGTCTCATCGGTTGACGGGTCTGTGTCGGCGCCTTGACTGCTCTCGAAGATCCTGTGGAACCTACGCGTGGTCAATGATGCTTAAGCTCGCCATGTCACATTCTCATACCTGCGGAGATGGTCAGCTGCCGAACTCGTAGCAGCAGCGGCGAAGAACTCAGGCTGACCCTTTGCGTCGCACAAACGGCAGGCCCAGTAAGGGCTTAACGGACTGTTGTTGGTGTCGATCTCAACGACAAAAAATCCGTGGCGCTTGATCCAGCTCTTCCGGCCCTTCGAGCCTTTCCGAGAAAGGGGCTCGTCTAAAACATATCGTTTGTTCCTCCATACTGCTTGTGGAAGATCCGCAACGGTAGGGTGATCTGGCGATGGCGTCTGCGTCGCTAGCTCAAATTGGATCGCCAAATTTCTCGGTGATCGGAGGAGAGCAAAGGCGGAGGGTGGAGAAGGAAGCATGATGTCGTTAAATTTCACCAGGTTACGCGTCGATCGATAGGAATAGCACGCGTGGGCGAGAAGTAAACAAACTGGCACCGACGCGGTTTGATGCTGTGGGGGTGACAGACAGAAAAGTTAAGAGGCTACTTTCTCCTCGGCCGATGATAAGGTCCTGCCGAGGGTAGACCACTAATAGAGGATCTAAGTAGCGACTATGATTGGTCAGATCAGCTCGCCAGCTTTTAGCATTAAGCCGGTTCCGGGTAGGCTGCAAGGACGCGTTCCCCCAGCCCGATA
This genomic interval from Fusarium oxysporum f. sp. lycopersici 4287 chromosome 3, whole genome shotgun sequence contains the following:
- a CDS encoding CMGC/CDK/CDC2 protein kinase (At least one base has a quality score < 10), which translates into the protein MDNYQKLEKIGQGACGAIYKARDLANGERIVALKKIRLEAEDEGVPSTSIREISLLKELQHPNILRLLNIVHADYHNLYLVFEFLDIDLKRYMETLPVSDGGRGKVLPEGSSAYLMQLGMNDTVVRKFMYQLCAGVNYCHSHRILHRDLKPANLLIDKEGNLKLADFGLARAFGVPLRPYTHDVVTLWYRAPELLLGAKQYSTGVDMWSVGCIFAEMCVRKPLFPGDSEIDKIFKIFRTLGTPTEDVWPGVTSYRDFKSSFPKWQRNYDQALCNNLNKAGLELLDMTLIYNPAGRISAKQACNHPYFEGFVA